TCAATGTACATTTTGTTCATCAATTCCCCCAATCGCCCATACATTTCCCGTAGGATTGACCTATACTCCTTATAGTTTTCCCTCTTCTCCCCCTCAGATTTCTCAACTCTTCCATCAACAACTTTTACCATTTCATCGAGAACTTCACGCAACTTCTCTAGAAGTGGAATTAATTCTCCCATGAATTCACCATTTAAAACGTAGGAGATGGAATGCTTATTAGCTTTGTGTTTAATTATTAAAATTCATAAGAAATTATTAGAGTAAGTGAGTTGCCTGAATCTGCGTCTGTAAACAAGTGATTATGGCTTGAAGAGCTTGATTCATCTACAATTCACTTATCAGCTTCCAATTCAATTTAAGTCCATTTTGGCGTGTGGGCATTTGGAATTGAGTCTAGTTTTGGTATGTATGGTTTTATGTCTATTATTGGTGATCCTTCTATGGCGTCAAGCCCTTTAACGGTTAATGTGCACCCCTCCCTCTTCACAAGTTCAACGACGCATAAGCCTATTGGGTTTGGTCTTGATGGACTTCTACATGCGAATACTCCTGTTAAAATTGGTATTGTGCCTCTCTTTGGATAGACGAGTAGTGTTCTCCTATCCCTTTCATTGTCTCGTAGATGCATCCAATATAGTATTATTAGATGTGAGTATTCTTCTATCCCCTTAAGT
This window of the Candidatus Methanomethylicota archaeon genome carries:
- the tsaA gene encoding tRNA (N6-threonylcarbamoyladenosine(37)-N6)-methyltransferase TrmO, with the translated sequence MRAMEGGAARLVFVGVVEEAGDEAIVRIHPEFCEALKGIEEYSHLIILYWMHLRDNERDRRTLLVYPKRGTIPILTGVFACRSPSRPNPIGLCVVELVKREGCTLTVKGLDAIEGSPIIDIKPYIPKLDSIPNAHTPKWT